The Nocardiopsis composta genome includes the window GCCGTGACCGCAGCGGGAGGCTTCCCAGGGCAGGGACGGGCCGATCCTGGACCGCGATCCCCGTCCGGAGCCGTCCCGCCGAGTCCGGCGGGGTGCGCGGCCCGCCGTGCCGACGACCGGTGAGACGGACGGCGGAGGCGGCTCGCAGAACCATGTCCGCGCCGCTCAAGGCCGACGTACGCTCTCCCCATGGACGTGCTCGACGATCTTCTGTCCGGCACCCGGGCCCGCGGCGGCGTGTTCAACCTGACCATCCTCGACCCGCCCTGGGGCTTCGACATCGTCGACGGCGCACCGCTGGCGCTGGCGACCCTGCTGTCCGGGTCGGGGTGGGTGATGCGCCCCGGCGAGGCGCCGGTCCGGATGGGCGAGCGCGACGTCGCGGTGCTCTCCGGGAGCGAGCCCTACGTCGTGGCCGACTCGCCCGGCTCCCGGCCGAACCTGCGCATCCACCCCGGCGGGGTGTGCGAGCCGCTGCCGGGGGCGCCGGCCGACCACAGCACCCGGCTCGGCACGCGCACCCACGGCGGCCGTCCGGACGGCCGGGTCCGGGTGGTGAGCGGCAGCTACCCGTTCGTCGGGGACGTCGGCCGGCGGCTGCTCGGCGCCCTCCGGCCCACCGTCGTCGTGCCGGCCGCCGAGGTCGGGCCGGTGATGGACCTGGCCCTCGACGAGATCCGGCGGGACAGGCTCGGCCAGCAGTCGGTCCTCGACCGGTGGCTCGACCTCGCCCTGATCACCACGGTGCGCGCCTGGTTCGACCGGCAGCAGGAGCACGCCCCCGGGTGGTACCGGGCCCAGCACGACCCGGTCGTCGGCCGGGCGCTGCGGCTCATCCACGACGACCCGGCGCATCCGTGGTCGGTCGCCGCGCTGGCGGGCGCGACCGGCGTCTCCCGGGCCACGCTGTCCCGCAGGTTCGCCGACACCGTCGGCGAGCCGCCGATGACCTATCTGACCGGCTGGCGGATCGCGCTCGCCGCCGATCGGCTGAGCGGCACCACCGACACCGTCGAGACCATCGCGCGGCGGGTCGGCTACGCGAACGCGTTCGCGCTCAGCGTCGCCTTCAAACGGGTCCGCGGCCTCACCCCGACCTCGTACCGGCAGGGCGCCGTCTCCCGGTGATCCCGGCGGCGCCGCTGTCTCGACCGGCTTTGCGGCGACCGCGCCGGGAGCAGCGGGAAACGGCGCCGCCGCATCCAGCCGGGCGGACATGGACCTGAGCCGCCGGAACATGGCCGCCCCCGCGGCCGGCGGCTTGACTGGGGTGATGAACGACGGCAAACCGGAAGACCGGATCGAACGGGTGCGGCGGCGGACGCCCGCGGCGCGGACCGGCCCGCGGGCGGCCGCCGCCCTCCGGGCCCCGCTCCTCGCGGCCGCCGCGGTCGCGACCGGCCTGATCGCGGGGATGTTCTTCGCCTACACCTTCTCGGTGATGCCCGGTCTGGCCCGCGTCGACGACCGCACGTTCGTGGCCGCCATGCAGGACATCAACGACGCCACCCTGGAGAGCACGTCCTTCATGCTGACCTTCGGCATCGCGCCGCTCCTGATCGGAGCCGCGGCGGTCGTGCACCACCGGCTCGGATCGCGCGCGGCGACCCGGTGGATCCTCGCGGCGCTGGCGCTGTACGCCGTCGCCTTCGGCACCACGATGGGGGTGCACCTGCCGCTGGTCGAGGCGCTCGACGCGGCCGGAGAGCCCGGCCCGGACGGACTCGCCCCGGCCCGGGCGGACTTCGAGGGCCCCTGGAACACCGCGCACACCATCAGGACCGTCACCGGCGCGCTCGCCCTGGCCTGCCTCGCCCTCGCCGGCACCGCCCGGGAGCGCCCCCGGCCCTGGACGCCCCCTTCCGCGGGACCGGGATGAGGGGGCGGGGGCCGCCCGCCCCTCCCCCCGATGCTCTCGGCGCCGCGGCTCTTCCAGCGCGCCCGGAAAGGGCAGCGGCGCCGAGGTCTCGCCGGCGGCGCCGGCCCCGCGCGTTTCCGCCGTACCCGGCCGGCCATCCGTTACTTTCGTTAGTCAGTCGTTTCAGGCGCCCGCCTGGGAGAACGCGCTCCGGCCGCCGGTGGGCGGCGCGGTCCGCCCCGGCGGGACGGGGGGAGTGCGGATGTGGCCGACGGGGCGCGCGCCGGGGAGCCCGGGGGGACGCAGCGATCCGCGGGTGCAGCACGCCGCGTGGGTGGCGCGGTGCGTGGGGCGGGGGGAGTCGGTGCCGCTGGCGCCCGAGGACATCACCGCGCTGGCGTCCAGCCTGCAGCGCCGCTTCGTCCCCCGCGGCTCGGTCGCCTTCGGCGGCCGCTCGTCCCGGCCGGGGGTGTGGATCGTCCGCTCCGGGAGGCTGGAGCTGGTCTCGGGGCGCGGTGCCGACCAGGTGGTGGTGCAGATCCTGCACACCGGCGACGTCGACGGGGACATCCAGGCGCTGCTGGGGGTGCGGGTTCCCTACACCGCGCGCGCCCTGGACGACACCGAGCTGCTCCACTTCGACCGCGACGACTTCGAGCAGCTGCTCTCCCAGCACCCGCAGATCGCCCGCCGCTGGCTGTCCAGCGTGGCCGGCCGGCTCACCGCGAGCCAGGCGCGGATCCTGGAGCTCCTCGGCAAATCCCTGCACCAGCAGACCGCCCGGCTGCTGCTGGAGGAGGCCGACGGCGACAGCCTGGTCCTGCCGCAGCGGACCCTGGCCGCGATGCTGGGCGTGCAGCGGCCCTCGATCAACAAGGTCCTCAAGGAGCTGGAGCGGGAGGGGCTGATCGCCCTGCACTACTCCGCCATCGACATCCTGGACCGCGGAGCCCTGCGCCGCCGCGCCGACATCGGCTGAGCCGCGCGGCGGACGGGCCCCGCCCGCCGGTGCGGGGAGGGCGCAGGGCGGCACGGCCCGGACCGGCGGGCCCGAGGGCGCCGACCGGGCCGTAGCAGGCGCTCCGGGAGTGGAGAAGTCATCTCATCCGGTGGGTCCGCGGTGGCGGGTCAGGATGCGGGCGGTGGCGGCGGACGCGGGGGAGCGCTCGGCCTTGCGTTCGCGGCGGTGGCGGAGGCGGCGGCCGGCCCGGACGCGGTGCACTCGATCGTGCAGAGGGGCCGGCCCGGCCGGGCGGGGGAGCCCGCGGCCTTGCGGGCAATGCGCCGGCCGATGCCGCGCTCGCGAAGCCGTCGGCGCGGGTGGTCGCGGTGATGGCCGGTGCCGCTGTGCGGCTCGGCCGGCCGCCGCCCTGCGGCCGTGTCGGGGCGGGGGCACGACCCGCTGGAAGGGCTCCGATGCCCCGTCCGGCGCCGTGCGCGCCACGATCGCCGCGGGCTCAGGCCGCCGACCGGGCAGAATGACACGGCCTCCAAGGGACCGGCAAGGGACCGGGCCCGCCCGCCGATCCCTCCGGATGACAGGAGGGCGGTGCCGAAGCCGGCGACCGGGGCGAGCGGGCGCCGGCCGGCGGCGGAGAACGGCTGACCGCCCGCGCCGCCGAGCAGGGCGCTCACCCCGGAGGCGGCTCCCCGGCCTCGTCGCGGAGGGCGTCGCGCAGCGCGCGGAACTCCTCCTCCAGCCGGGCCGCGTCGGTGTACACGGCCGTGCGCACCGTGTCCCCCGCCCAGTCCTCCTCCAACCGGGAGAGCCGCAGCCGCACGTCGTCGAGGCGTCCGTCGAGTTCGCCGACGCGCCGCCGCAGCGGGCCCTCGCCGATGTCCTGCAGCGAGCGGGCCGCCTCCGACAGGGAGGACAGCAGCGCGCCCAGCTCCGCGGGGGAGGGGGCGGCCGGCTCCTCGCCGCCGCGCTCCGCCAGGCCGCGGGCCAGGGAGGAGGTCAGCCCGCCGACCCGCTCCAGGGCGCCGACCACGGTCCGCTGGGTCTCCACCGAGGTGCGGTCCCGGCGCCTGCGCAGCAGGAACAGCGGGTTCAGCCGCATGCTCTCCCGCGCCGTCTCCACCCCGGACCGGGCCTGGGAGACCATGTCGGCCAGGCCGTTGGCGCGCCGCCGCCACCGGTGGGCGTCGCCGGTGCCGGCGTCCCCGGCCTGCAGCGCACCCCCATGTCCTGGAGGAGGTCGGCGACCGAGGAGGCGAGGACCGCGACCCCCTCGTCGGCGCTGCGGTAGCGCAGCGGGGGCAGCAGGAGCAGGTTGACCGCGACGCCGACCAGGCAGCCGACCAGCACGAGCAGCACGATCTCCACCAGCCCCTGCAACCGGCCGGCGGCATCGGTGGCCATGGTGAACTGGGAGAACGCGAAGAACGCCGCGGTGGCCACGTAGGTCCTCTGCTCGCCCAGCGCCGGCCACCTGCTCAGCGTCAGGGCCACCAGCGCGACCAGGAGGAACGTGGTGAAAGCGGGGCCGGCCAGGAACCCCAGCGCGCCCTGCACGACGACCCCCGCGGTCACCGCCGCGATGTAGCGCCACGACGCCGCGATGGACCGGTAGACCGTGGCCTGCACCATCATCACCGCGGTGAAGGGGGCGAAGGCGGGCGACATGGCCTGCATCAGGTCCGAGGCGATGAACCACGACACCCCGGCCGCCACCGTGCACTTGCCCACCAGGACGGCTTCGGCCCGCTCCCGGCTGCGGGGCCGGCGCAGCCGGCGGAGCAGGTGCCCGGCCCGCCCGAGGAACCCGCCCTGCCCGGCGGGCGGCTCCCGATCCCCCTCCGAACTCTCCGGCATCTCGCCCCCTCCTCCGAACCCCTCGAACCGGTCGGCGCCTCATCGGCGGCGCACCCGCAGGCCGGGTGCGGCCCCCGGCGGGGCCGGACCGGACGCCGGGCGACGGGTGCGCCCCATGGGTCTCCGGCTACCCGGGGCTCCACCGGCCGAAACTCCGCGGACCGCTCCCACCTGCCGGTTCACCGGCCCGGTGGAGAGGGCGGAAGCCGGCGATGGCCCGGGGAGAAGAGCCGGCCGAGGTGCGGAAGGGGCCCGTCCCGGCGACGAGGCGATCTGGTCCGGCCCCGGCCCGGTCCGTCCGCCGCCCCGGCGCCGACCGGTCTCCGCCGAGCGGTGAGGAGACCGTCCTGCCCGCCATCCCGGTCCAGCCGGAGGAGCCGCCCGCGGGCCACCGCGCCCTGGTCTTCGTCGAGGTCGCCGACGCCGCGGAGGAGCAGTCGCCGGCCTCCCGCGCCGGCGCCGAGGTCCACCGGCCGCACCGGAACGGCCGGCCGCCCGGCGAGCGGGCGGCCGTGCTCTCACCGCCGGCCGGGAGGGGGCGGTCCCGGGGCGCAGCCGAGCGCGGCACGGTCCGGACGCTCCGCCGGCGCTTCGTGCAGGAGCTCGGCACCCCCGCGCCCGACACCCGCCTCACCGCCTACGGGACCCGCGGACCCCCGCAGGACGAGGAGGTCTGAGCCGGGCCCGGGCCGGCCCGTACCCGGCGGGGCCGGCAATGACACCTGCCGTCCTCGGCCGGTGACCGCCGCGACTGCCGGCGGCCGCCCTCCGGGTGCCAGGGTCGGGGAGAAGGAGGCCACATGATCAAGCAGATGAAAGCGCTCGGGGGATTCCCGGCCTGGCTCATGGCCGGGGGCGTCGCCGGGATGCTCGCCGGGGCCGTCATCGGCGACATACCGCTCGGCGTCATCATCGGCGCCGGCGCCGGCGGCGTCCTGCCGGTGCTCTTCTCCGGCTCCGGGGGCGAGGAGGCCGATCCTCCCGAAGGGCGGAGCGGCTGAGGGAGCGCGGGAGCATGCGGGTGATCGTCCGCTCCGGCCCGCAAGGCGCCCGTCCCGCCGGGGCGCGGCCGCGCCTTCCCGTCCGTCCCCGGCGCCGCCCGCCTGCCGCGGGGAAGCGGCGCCGGGTCACGGCCGGCCGTGGTCCACGACCTCGACGACCTCCCGCGGCCACACGATGCTTCCGCCGCCCGCCTCGGTGACCAGTTCGAAGCGGCGCCCGCCGGGGTGGCGGGCGAGCCGTCCGGTCGCCGTCTCGCGGGCCTCCCGCCGGGGGCCGGGGCCGCGGCGGTCCCGGCGGGGGCGCAGGCGGGTGACCGTCACCCAGTGCCCCACCAGCCCGTCGAGCACCCCGCGCAGCGCGTCCTCCTCCGGGCCGACGAGGAGCCACGGAGGGGAGGCGGTTTTCTGCTCGGGGACCGCCGGTGCCGCGTCCCCGTCCCGCTGCGCGGGGGCCCGGCGGTACCCCTTCAGCGCCGGGAGCTCGTAGTGCACGCCCACCACGGCCTCGCCGTCGCCGTCGAGCGGGAACCCCAGCTCCAACGCCCGGGCCGCGGTGGTCCTGCGCAGCAGCAGCGGCTCGGGGAGCAGGTCGGCCATCGCCCGCCATACCGCCGAGGCCGCCGAGTCGGTGCCCCAGCCGGACCCCTTGCCGGGGGTGTCCCAGCAGGTGGCGAGTACGGTCGCATGCCAGGAGAGGGGGAGCGAGCCGGGAGGCAGGGTCGTCGCCTCCTCCTCCCAGAACCGCTTGCGGGCGGTCTCGATCCCGCTCCGCTGCACTTCGAAGGCCTCCAGGTCGAAGGGGACGGCGGCGCCGTCCCGGAGCACGGCCGAGACGGTGTGCCGGCCGATGCCCATCAGCTCGGCGATGCGCTCCCCGTCCAGGCCGGCGGCGTGGGCCCGCTGGACCAGGGAGTCGCGGCTGCGGTGGGTGCGGTTCCACAGACGGAGAGTGTCCTCGATGGTCATGCCAGAGACCATAGGAGAGGGGGCGCTTTTCGAGGTCTTTCCACGCCGCTCTCCGGTTTTTTCCGGGAAACGGGACGGCGGCGGTGTAGCGGCGCATTCCGCCCCGGCCTCCGGTGCGGTCCCGCGCGGGCCTAACCTGGGCGGCGTGGGCGCAGCACAGACCCGGGCCGACCCCGGCCGAGCGAACCCCGGCGGCGCCGACAGCCGCCGGCTCCCGCGGTACGCCGCCGGTGAGATCGACGTGCCGTTCGTGATCAAGGGCAAGGCCGAGGACATCCCCCGCGACACCTACTGGGAGGAGCACTCGCACCCCACCCACGAGCTGCTCTGGAACGAGCGGGGCGCGTCCTCGGCCACGGTCGGCCGGCGCGTCTGGACGATCACCCCGACGGTGGGCCTGTGGATCCCGGCCGGTACGCCGCACTCCGGCTGGACCCCCGCGGGGACGCGGCACCGCGCCGCGCAGTTCAGCGTGCACGCGGTGCCGGCGGTGTCCGATCGGACCGTCGCGGTGCAGGTCACCCCGCTCCTGGGGCTCCTGCTCGACCGGCTCGACGAGGGCGGCCTGGCCGCGGGGGAGCGGTCGAGGACGGAGGCGATGGTGCTGGACGTCCTCGCCCCCTCCCAGCGCGAGCTGATCCTGCAGATCCCCGAGTCGCCGCTGCTGGCGCCCATCGTCGCGGCGGTGCGCGCCGACCCCGGCGACCCCACCACGCTGGCCGCGTGGGCCGGGAGGCTCGGGGTGAGCGCCCGCACCCTCACCCGGGCGTTCCGCGCCGAGACCGGCCTGGGTTTCAGCCGCTGGGTGGCGACCGCGCGGGTGCAGCGGGCGGTGGAGATGCTCGCCCGCGGCGAGGAGATCGAGGAGGTCGCCGCCTGCGTCGGGTACCACTCGGCGAGCGCCTTCGGGGTGGCCTTCCGGCGGATCACCGGGCTGAGCCCGGGGCGCTTCCGCGCGCAGTGACCCTCCTCCGCGGCAGGGCTGCGCGCTGCGGCGGTTGTCCGTTTCACGACAGGCGGAGTCCCATCCGCGCGATTGCACCTCAGGTCAGTGCAGCCTAAATTCGGTTAGGCAAACCTAAGCCGTCGCCGCGGCCGGGGTGGCGCGTGCACCCCTGCGCCGCCCCGGCCGTCCCGCTGGGACCGCCGGACGCGCCGCCCCCGCGTCCCCCGAGGCCCCCGCCGGACCCGGGCCGCACGGCGACAACCGGAAGGAAGCCATGCCCCGCCTTTCACGGCCGTTCGCGCTCCCCGGCGCCGCACTGCTCGCCCTCGGGCTCGCGGCGTGCTCCCCCTCCTCCCCCGACGGAGCAGGGGGCGGCTCCGGGGACTGGACCCCGGTCACCGTCGAGCACGCGTTCGGCGAGACGACCATCGACACCGAGCCCGAGCGGGTCGCCACGGTCAACTGGGCCAACCACGAGGTCCCGCTGGCCCTGGGGATCGTCCCGGTCGGCATGGCCGCCGCCGACTTCGGCGACGACGACGGTGACGGCGTCCTCCCCTGGGTCGAGGAGAAGCTCCAGGAACTGGACGCCGAGACGCCGGTGCTGTTCGAGGAGACCGACGGCATCGACTTCGAAGCGGTCGCCGACACCCGGCCGGACGTCATCCTCGCCGCCTACTCCGGGCTGACCCGGGAGGACTACGACACGCTGAGCGAGATCGCCCCGGTCGTGGCCTACCCCGAGACCGCCTGGGGAGCCTCCTGGCGGGAGACGATCCAGCTGAACAGCCGAGCCCTGGGCAAGGAGGACGAGGGCGAGAAGCTCATCGCCGACCTGGAGCAGGAGATCGATGCGGCGGTCGCCGACCACCCGGGGATCGAGGGCGGCTCGGCGATGTTCCTCACCCACGTGGACACCACCGACCTGAGCGAGGTCAGCTTCTACACCACGCACGACACGCGCACCATGTTCTTCACCGACCTCGGGCTGGAGACCCCGGAGAGCATCGCCGCGGCCTCGGAGGAGACCGACCGGTTCTCCCTGACCCGCAGCGCCGAGCAGGCCGACGCCTTCGACGACGTCGACATCATCGTCACCTACGGCGGCGACGACCTGGTGGAGACCCTGGAGGGCGACCCGCTGCTCTCCCGGATGCCTGCGGTGGCCGACGGCGCCGTCGTCAACCTCCCCGGCGACAGCCCGCTGGGTACCGCCGCCAACCCGACCCCGCTCTCCATCTCCTGGGTGCTCGACGACTACCTGTCGCTGCTGGAGTCGGCCGCCGACGGGGCGAAGTGACGCCGGCCGCACCGCCCGCGGCACCGGACACCGGGCGGCGGCGCACCGGACGCGGCAGGCCCCTCTGGCTGCTCGCGGCCCTGGGCGCGCTGCTCGCCCTGGCGTTCGCCTCGGTCGCCGTCGGCTCGCGCGAGGTGCCCTGGTCCGCCCTTGCCGCGGCCTTCGGCGGCCCGGTGGACGGCTTCGACCAGGCGGCGGTCGCCAAACGGGTCCCGCGCACACTGCTCGCCGTCCTCGCCGGCGCGGCCCTCGGCCTGTCCGGGGCGGTCATGCAGGGGGTGACCCGCAACCCGCTGGCCGACCCGGGCATCCTGGGCGTGAACACGGGGGCCTCGCTCGCCGTGGTCACCGGCATCGCCTTCTTCGGCCTCACCTCCGCGACCGGCTTCGTCTGGGCCGCGATCACCGGCGCCGGCGCCACCGCGCTGTTCGTCTACGCGGTCGGCTCGCTGGGGCGGGGCGGCGCGACACCGCTCAAGCTCGCCCTCGCCGGAGCGGCGACCTCCGCGGCCCTGGCCTCCTTCATCAGCGCCGTCGTCCTGCCGCGCAACGACATCGCCGGCGGGGTCCGCTCCTGGCAGGTCGGCGGCGTGGGCGGCGGCACCTTCGAGTCCGTCTCCCAGGTGCTCCCGTTCCTCCTGGCCGGGACGGTGATCTGCCTGCTGTCCGCCCGCGGGCTCGACCTCCTGGCGCTCGGCGACGAGCTGGCCGCCGGCCTGGGCGCGCGGGTCGCGGCCGCCCGGGCGGCCGCCTCCCTGGGGGCCGTCGTGCTGTGCGGCGCCGCCACCGCCGTCACCGGGCCGATCGCCTTCGTCGGGCTGGTCGTCCCGCACGCGTTCCGGCTGCTGGCCGGGGGCGGCCACCGCTGGCTGCTGCCGCTCTCCGCGCTCGGCGGCGCCGCCCTGCTGACCGCGGCGGACGTGGCCGGCCGGATCGCCGCGCGCCCGGGCGAGGTCGACGTCGGCATCGTGACCGCGCTGATCGGGGCGCCGTTCTTCATCCACATCGTCCGCCGTCGGAAAGTCCGCGCACTGTGAGCACCTCCACCGTCGAGGCGGTGATCCGAGGCCGGAGGCACCGGGCCCGCCGGCGGCGCACCGTCATCGCCGTCCTCACCGCCCTGATCGCCCTCGCCTTCGCGGCGGCCCTCATGGCCGGGCGGACCTTCTACCCGCCCGGCGACGTGCTCGGGGTGGTCCTCGGCCAGGACGTGCCAGGGGCCTCGTTCACCGTGGGACGGCTCCGGCTGCCCCGGGCCGTGCTCGCGGTCGCGGTGGGCGCCTGCTTCGGGCTGGGCGGCGTCACCTTCCAGACCATGCTCCGCAACCCCCTGGCCAGCCCGGACATCATCGGGATCAGCTCGGGCGCCGGGGCGGCCGCGACGTTCGCGATCGTGGCGCTCTCGCTCGGCGGGGCCGCGGTGTCGGCCTTCGCGATCACCGCCGGCCTGGCCGTGGCCGTGCTGATCTACCTGCTGTCGTTCAAGGACGGGATCGCCGGGACCCGGCTCATCCTGGTCGGCATCGGGGTGGCGGCCATGCTGGACAGCGTCACCGCCCACCTGCTGGACCGGGCGGCCGAATGGGACCTGCAGGAGGCGATGCGCTGGCTGACCGGGAGCCTCAACGGCGCCGCCTGGGGCGACGTCCTGCCGGTCCTGGCCGCGCTGCTGGTGGCCGCGCCGGTGCTGCTGCACCGCTCGGGCGAGCTGTCCCTGCTCCGGCTGGGCGACGACACCGCCTCGGCGCTGGGCGTGCGCGTCGACCGCACCCGGTTCGCCGCGATCGTCGCCGCGGTGGGGCTCATCGCGTTCGCGACCGCCGCCGCGGGGCCGGTGGCCTTCGTCGCCTTCCTCTCCGGCCCGATCGCGGCGCGCATC containing:
- a CDS encoding anthrone oxygenase family protein → MNDGKPEDRIERVRRRTPAARTGPRAAAALRAPLLAAAAVATGLIAGMFFAYTFSVMPGLARVDDRTFVAAMQDINDATLESTSFMLTFGIAPLLIGAAAVVHHRLGSRAATRWILAALALYAVAFGTTMGVHLPLVEALDAAGEPGPDGLAPARADFEGPWNTAHTIRTVTGALALACLALAGTARERPRPWTPPSAGPG
- a CDS encoding FecCD family ABC transporter permease, with the protein product MTPAAPPAAPDTGRRRTGRGRPLWLLAALGALLALAFASVAVGSREVPWSALAAAFGGPVDGFDQAAVAKRVPRTLLAVLAGAALGLSGAVMQGVTRNPLADPGILGVNTGASLAVVTGIAFFGLTSATGFVWAAITGAGATALFVYAVGSLGRGGATPLKLALAGAATSAALASFISAVVLPRNDIAGGVRSWQVGGVGGGTFESVSQVLPFLLAGTVICLLSARGLDLLALGDELAAGLGARVAAARAAASLGAVVLCGAATAVTGPIAFVGLVVPHAFRLLAGGGHRWLLPLSALGGAALLTAADVAGRIAARPGEVDVGIVTALIGAPFFIHIVRRRKVRAL
- a CDS encoding aromatic acid exporter family protein: MPESSEGDREPPAGQGGFLGRAGHLLRRLRRPRSRERAEAVLVGKCTVAAGVSWFIASDLMQAMSPAFAPFTAVMMVQATVYRSIAASWRYIAAVTAGVVVQGALGFLAGPAFTTFLLVALVALTLSRWPALGEQRTYVATAAFFAFSQFTMATDAAGRLQGLVEIVLLVLVGCLVGVAVNLLLLPPLRYRSADEGVAVLASSVADLLQDMGVRCRPGTPAPATPTGGGGAPTAWPTWSPRPGPGWRRRGRACG
- a CDS encoding SIP domain-containing protein, yielding MARGEEPAEVRKGPVPATRRSGPAPARSVRRPGADRSPPSGEETVLPAIPVQPEEPPAGHRALVFVEVADAAEEQSPASRAGAEVHRPHRNGRPPGERAAVLSPPAGRGRSRGAAERGTVRTLRRRFVQELGTPAPDTRLTAYGTRGPPQDEEV
- a CDS encoding FecCD family ABC transporter permease; translated protein: MSTSTVEAVIRGRRHRARRRRTVIAVLTALIALAFAAALMAGRTFYPPGDVLGVVLGQDVPGASFTVGRLRLPRAVLAVAVGACFGLGGVTFQTMLRNPLASPDIIGISSGAGAAATFAIVALSLGGAAVSAFAITAGLAVAVLIYLLSFKDGIAGTRLILVGIGVAAMLDSVTAHLLDRAAEWDLQEAMRWLTGSLNGAAWGDVLPVLAALLVAAPVLLHRSGELSLLRLGDDTASALGVRVDRTRFAAIVAAVGLIAFATAAAGPVAFVAFLSGPIAARIVGRDGSLFVPAALVGALLVLAADLCAQFLFEARYPVGVVTGVLGAPYLVYLIVRTNRAGGSL
- a CDS encoding helix-turn-helix domain-containing protein, which produces MGAAQTRADPGRANPGGADSRRLPRYAAGEIDVPFVIKGKAEDIPRDTYWEEHSHPTHELLWNERGASSATVGRRVWTITPTVGLWIPAGTPHSGWTPAGTRHRAAQFSVHAVPAVSDRTVAVQVTPLLGLLLDRLDEGGLAAGERSRTEAMVLDVLAPSQRELILQIPESPLLAPIVAAVRADPGDPTTLAAWAGRLGVSARTLTRAFRAETGLGFSRWVATARVQRAVEMLARGEEIEEVAACVGYHSASAFGVAFRRITGLSPGRFRAQ
- a CDS encoding iron-siderophore ABC transporter substrate-binding protein, with product MPRLSRPFALPGAALLALGLAACSPSSPDGAGGGSGDWTPVTVEHAFGETTIDTEPERVATVNWANHEVPLALGIVPVGMAAADFGDDDGDGVLPWVEEKLQELDAETPVLFEETDGIDFEAVADTRPDVILAAYSGLTREDYDTLSEIAPVVAYPETAWGASWRETIQLNSRALGKEDEGEKLIADLEQEIDAAVADHPGIEGGSAMFLTHVDTTDLSEVSFYTTHDTRTMFFTDLGLETPESIAAASEETDRFSLTRSAEQADAFDDVDIIVTYGGDDLVETLEGDPLLSRMPAVADGAVVNLPGDSPLGTAANPTPLSISWVLDDYLSLLESAADGAK
- a CDS encoding AraC family transcriptional regulator, yielding MDVLDDLLSGTRARGGVFNLTILDPPWGFDIVDGAPLALATLLSGSGWVMRPGEAPVRMGERDVAVLSGSEPYVVADSPGSRPNLRIHPGGVCEPLPGAPADHSTRLGTRTHGGRPDGRVRVVSGSYPFVGDVGRRLLGALRPTVVVPAAEVGPVMDLALDEIRRDRLGQQSVLDRWLDLALITTVRAWFDRQQEHAPGWYRAQHDPVVGRALRLIHDDPAHPWSVAALAGATGVSRATLSRRFADTVGEPPMTYLTGWRIALAADRLSGTTDTVETIARRVGYANAFALSVAFKRVRGLTPTSYRQGAVSR
- a CDS encoding Crp/Fnr family transcriptional regulator; translation: MQHAAWVARCVGRGESVPLAPEDITALASSLQRRFVPRGSVAFGGRSSRPGVWIVRSGRLELVSGRGADQVVVQILHTGDVDGDIQALLGVRVPYTARALDDTELLHFDRDDFEQLLSQHPQIARRWLSSVAGRLTASQARILELLGKSLHQQTARLLLEEADGDSLVLPQRTLAAMLGVQRPSINKVLKELEREGLIALHYSAIDILDRGALRRRADIG